GACCGCTGGGCTCCGTTGACCGCCGAGGACACCTAGCGCGCGGGCCTGCGCGCCCTGGTCGACGGCCTCCTCACCGCCGCCTGAGGCACCTGGCGCGTGCGCCGGGATCAGTCCAGGTCGTCGAGGGCCGCTTGGACGGCGCCGTGGAAGGTCGGGTAGGCGTGGATCATCGACCGCAGCCGGGTCACCGGCACGGCGGCGTCCACGGCGATCAGCAGGCCGTACAGCACCTCGCCGCCCGTCGGGCCGACCGCGGTGGCGCCGACCAGGACGCCGCGTTCGGCGTCGGCGACCAGTTTCACCAGGCCGGCGTTGCCGCGCTTGTGGATCCAGCCGCGGGCCGAGGAGGGCAGCTCGGCCGTGCCGGTCCGGACGGTCAACCCCCGTTCCACCGCCTCCCGTTCGGTCAGGCCCACCGCGCCCACCTCCGGGTCGGTGAAGGTGACCCGGGGGACGGCCCGGTCGCCGTCGGTCGGCGGGTCCTCGCCGAGGATGTCCCGCACGGCCGACTCGGCCTGGTGGAGGGCGACATGGGTGAAGGCGCCGCGGCCGGTCAGGTCGCCGACGGCCCACAGGCCGGGGGCGGCCCGCATCCGGCCGTCCACGGCGACCGCGTCGGCCTCCGGGTCGAGTCCGACCGACTCCAGCCCCAGGCCGGTGAGGTCGGGGCGACGGCCGGTGGCGACCAGCAACTGCTCGGCGTACAGCACCTCGCCGCTGTCCAGGGTCACCTCGAAGCCGCCCGGCCGGTGCCCGACCGAGAAGGCCGTCCGGCCCGGCCGGACCGTCGTCCCCTCGCCCTCCAGGACCTCGGCCAGCACCCGTCCCGCCTCGGGCTCCTCGGCGGGCAGCAGGTGGCCGGCGGCCTCCACCACGGTGACGGAGGTGCCGAACCGGCCGAACACCTGGGCGAGTTCGAGGCCGATCGCGCCACCGCCGAGGACGATCAGCGACTGCGGCAGGCGGCGCGCTGCCACGGCCTGGCGGTGCGTCCAGTACGGCAAGCCGTCCAGGCCCGGCACCTCGGGGACGAACGGCTTCGCACCCGTCGCCAGCACCACCGCGCGGCGGGCCGTCAGCAGCTGGCCGTCCACCGCCACCCGGCCGGGACCGGCCAGCCGGCCGCGCCCGCGGACCAGGTGGCCGCCGCGGTCGGTGAAGCGGTCGGCGGCCGCCCTGTCGTCCCAGTCGTCGGTGGCCTCCTCGCGGATCCGGGCCGCGACGGGCGCCCAGTCGGCCGTCACCTCGGCCTTGCCGCCCATCCCGGGCAGCCGCCGCGCCTCGGCGAGGAGCCCGGCCGCGCGGACCATCATCTTGCTCGGCACACACGCCCAGTACGGGCACTCGCCGCCGACCAGCTCGGCCTCCACGCCGGCCACCTCCAGGCCGGCGCCGGCCAGCCGGTTGGCGAGGTGCTCGCCACCCGGGCCCATGCCGACCACCACCACATCGACGAGGCGTTCCACCACGGATCTCCTTTCGGACGACGTGACGACGTACGGACTCCCTCAGTCCGGCGGCTCCGGCGGCCGGGGGTCCTCCTCCGGCCGGTCCGGGCCGGGGGCGGGCTCGGACGGGACGGGGATGTCCGGCTCGGGCGGCTGCGGCCGGCCCGGGGGCGCGGGCGGATCCGGGGGCACCGGACGCCCGGGGGGCTCGGTCGGTTCGGGTGGGGCCGGCGGTTCGGGCGGCGCCGGCGGGACCGGTGGGAAGGGGGAGACATCGGGATCCGGTGGCACGGGAACGGTGCCCATCGTCCTGCTCCTCTCGGCGAAACGGCGATCGGCTCGTCCGGTCTCCCGTCGCGCGTACCCGTCCGCCCGCACGGCAATCCGCTCGGCACGGGCGGACCGGCCCCCTTCGGCCCGTCCCGGACCTGTCCGCCTGACCCGGTTCCGCCCCAGCCCGAGCCCGGCCCGGCCGCAGGCGCGCCCGAGGGCCCGCACCGCCTCGCCGACGGCCCCCAGCCGGTGCGCGGCCCACTGCTGGGCGCTGCGGGCGTGGGAACGGCGGTCGAAGCGGCCGTGGGCACCGTGGTCCCGGCAGACGTCCACCGGGCGGAACAGGTTGTCCGGGTCGCGGACGCCGCGGCGCTCCCCGCTCTGCTGCGAGGAGAAGCCGGTCCGCGCCAGGTAGCGGTCCAGCAGACCCGGCCCGACCGCGTTCACCGGCAGGGTCGCCATCGTGCTGCCGCCGACCCGGTACTCCCGCCGCGCGGGGTGGTCGGCCGCGTACAGCACGGCGCGGGCGGCGACCTCGGGCTGGTAGATCGGCGGCACCGGCTGCGGAGGGCGCCGTCAAACGGACCCTCCCCGCCGTGCGTGCGGGCCGGCGGGGCGGTCGTGGCGTCGGAGTCGTAGCGTCGGAGGTGGGCCACGGCCGGGCCGGCGCCGAGGATGCGCGGCGAGCGACCGCGGAGAGCGCAGAGAGGTGGGACGTCCCATGCCGGCTGCCGCGTTGTTCGACGTCGACGGAACGCTGCTCGACACCAACTACCTGCACACCATCGCGTGGGCGGAGGCCCTCGCGCAGTTCGGTCACACCCCGCCGATGGCCCGCATCCACGGGTCGATCGGCATGGGCGGCGACCACCTGCTCGACCACGTCCTCGGCGACGACCGGGACCGCGGCCAGGACGAGGAGATCAGCGCCGCCCACCAGGTGCTGTTCGCCCGGCTGTGGCCCAACCTCCGGGCCTTCGCCTCGGCCGCGGAGCTGCTGCGGCAGGTGAGGGACCGGGGCTGGCGGGTCGTGCTGGCCTCCTCCGCCTCGGCCCGGGACCTCGCGGTGATGCGGCGTGTCCTGGACGCCGAGGACGCGATCGACGACGCCACCGGCGCGGACGACGTGGACGCCACCAAGCCCGCGCCGGACCTGGTCGAGGCCGCGCTCGCCAAGGCCGGGGCGGAGCCCGGGGAGGCGGTGTTCATCGGGGACACGCTGTGGGACGTGGAGGCGGCCGTGCGCTCGCACGTACGGTGCGTGGCGGTGCTGTCCGGGGGCTTCGGGGAGCGGGCGCTGCGGGCGGCGGGGGCGCTGGAGGTGCACGCGGACGTGGGGGAGCTGCTGGCGCGGCTGGACACGAGCGTGCTGGGGCGGCCGTAGGGGTCGACAGGACGACGCGTCCGGTCAGAGTTCTTCCATCCGGATGGCCTCGCGCAGGGCGCGTTGGGCGTCGCCGTCCATACCCGGGTGCTGTTCGAGGAGGGCGGCGGCGATGGCGTCGAGCTTGCGCTGGATGGCGTGTTCGGCGCGGCGTTCGGCGTTCTTCAGCAGGGCGAGCAGCAGCAGGGTGACCGCGGTCATCGTGTCGCCGACCAGGAGCTGCCACTCCGGGGACAGCCCGGCCGCGTGGACCCCCGCCGGACTCGCCCTCGACCTGCTCTCCGCCCTCCTCGCCTGTGCCCTCGCCCTCACCTCCGTCCGCCGCCCCACCCCGACCCACGGCCCCGCCCTCCGCCGCCTCCGCCACCTCCACTCCGGCCACCTCGGCGACTACCTCGCCTGGCTGGCCCTCGGCATCGCCGCCCTCACCGCCCAGCGCTGAGCGCAATGGCAGCGGAGCTACCGGACTCGGACGATGCTCTTCCCTCGCGTGGCGCCGTTCGCGAGGTCCGCGATCGCGGTCCCTGCATCGGCGAGCTCGTGTTCGGCGGTGATGTCGATGCGGACCGAGTGGTCGGCCACCAGCGCGAGGGCGCGGGCAGCGCCGGCGGCGAGCGTGTCCGGGGCAGTACGGCTCAGCAGGCTGCTGTTGTAGGTCAGCAGCGACTGGCCGCTGGTCAGGAGGTCGTCGGCTGAGACGGTGGCGGGGCCGGAGGCGGCGATGTTGCCGTAGACGGCGAGTCGGCCGTGCGGGGCCAGGTGCGCCAGGTTGGCCGACCGGGTCGCGCCACCGACCGGATCCAGGATGACGTCGAAGGTCTCGCCGTCGAGATCGTCGGGGAAGTCGCTGCGGGTCAGGACCTCGTGGAAGCCGAAGCGACGGGCGTAGTCCGCTCGGTCCTCGGTCCCGGTGACGCCCACGATGCGGCGTGCCCCGGCAGCGGCGGCGTACTGGGCCGCCATGGTGCCGACTCCCCCGGACGCCGCGTGGATCAGCACGCTCTCCCCGGGCGCGGTCCGGGTGACCGTGTTGATCAGCTCGTAGGCGGTCGGGGTGGTCCAGCCGAATGCTGCCGCCGTACGGGGGTCGAGGTTCTCCGCGCGGACGGCCAGCACGGCCGGCGCGAGCACGACCTCGGCGTAGCCGCCGCCGGTGACCAGCGCGGCGACCTGTTCGCCGAGCCGGTTCCCGTCCACGCCTGCCCCGACCGCGACGATCCGACCGGAGGCTTCGAAGCCGGGCACGAACGGCCGGGGGACGGGGAAGTGGCCGTCGCGCACCAGCACATCACCCCACTGGACGCCTGCGTAGGCGACTCGGACCGCCACCTGGCCGGGCCCCGGATCGGGCTTCGTGGTCTCGGTGAGCCGGAATCGGTTGTCGGTACCCAGCACAACAGCCTTCATCGAGTTTCAACCTTCTGTGTCGACTCAGTAACCTGACACTGAAGGACGCTAATGAGTCTCAGGTAGTTGAGTCAAGTCATGGAGTTGAGACATGGGTGAGACGCCCGTCGAGGAGTACCTGTGCACCCGCATCCGCCGCGCCGAACAGGCCCTGATGGCCCATCACGAGGCGGTGCTGCGCGGCTACGGACTGACCATGACGCAGTACACCGTGCTGCTCGCCCTCTCCCGCGGCGACGGCCAGTCCGGGGCCCAACTCGCCCGTGCCTGCGGCGTCTCCCAGCAGAGCATGGCCACCGTCCTGAACGGCATGCAGGCCAAGGGCCTCATCACCCGCTCGGCCTCCGCCACCCACGCCAAGGTCATGATCGCCGCCCCCACCGGGGCCGGCCGCGACCTGCTGGACCGCGCCTACGACGAGGTCATCGTGCTGGAACGCGCCCTGACCGACCGCTTCAGCCCCGACGAACACCAGCAGTTCTGCGCATTCCTCGACCGCGCCACCGCCACCCTCACCGAACAGACACCCACACCCCCCGCGCGCTGACCGGACCCGCGGACGCGACCGTGGGCCGGCGGCACATGCCGATCCGACCACAGGCCGCCGCGGCAGAGAGCGGTGCAGGGCACTGCGACGGTGCCAGAACCCGTCAGGCGCCACGCGCGCCCCTGCCGTCGGTGGCGCCGGCGTCGGCGTCGCCGTCGGCGTCGGCGTCGGCGTCGGCGTCGGCGTCGGCGGGCCAGGTGCGGGTGTCACGGGGCTCGACGTACGGCTCCTCGGCGGGCGACAGGCCGGCGCGCTGGGCCTGTTCGCGGGCGAGTTCGGCGTCGAGTTCGAGGCCGAGCAGGATGGCGAGGTTGGTGAGCCACAGCCACACCAGGAAGACGATGACGCCGGCGAGGGTGCCGTAGGTCTTGTTGTAGGAGCCGAAGTTGGCGACGTACGCGGCGAATCCGGCGGACAGGGCGAGCCACAGCACGACGGCGAGTGCGCTGCCCGGGGTGATCCACCGCAGGCCCCGTCCGCGGACGTTCGGAGCGGCCCAGTACAGCAGGGCGATCATCAAGGTGACCAGGACGATGAGGACCGGCCACTTCGCGATGCCCCACACCGTGACCGCGGTGTCGCCGAGGCCGAGCACGTCGCCGGCCTTCTGCGCGACCTGCCCGGTGAAGACGACGATGACCGCGCAGAGGACCAGCAGCAGCATGGTGAGCAGGGTGAGGCCGATCCGCAGCGGCGTGGTCTTCCACATCGGCCGGCCTTCGCGGATGTCGTAGACGGCGTTGCCGGCACGGATGAACGCGCCGATGTAGCCGGAGGCGGACCAGAGGGCTCCGGCCAGGCCGAGGATGGCGATGACCCCGCCGGTGGCGCGGCTCGCCTGGAGCTGGGTGATCGCGCTGTGCAGGATGTCGCGGACCGCACCGGGCGCGAGGGCTTGGACGTTGTTCAGCACCGTGTTCGTGGCGTCGGTGCCGGTCAGTCCGAGGACGGAGACGAGGACCAGCAGGGCGGGGAAGATCGCCAGGACGCCGTAGTAGGTCAGGGCCGCGGCCCGGTCCGGCAGCTCGTCGGCGAGGAACTCCCGGCCGGTGCGTTTGAGGACCGCGATCCAGCCGCGTTTGGGAATGTCGGTCGGTCCCTTGGGTCCGCCGTTGGAGCGGGCGGCCTCCACATCGGCTCGGCCGCCGGTCGGATGGGCTTCGCGCATCGATGCCATGGGCTGGCGTGTGCCCCTTCGCGGCCCGGCGTATCCCGCATCCGGCGTCGCCGGATCGCAGAAGAGTCGGCCAGGCGCTCGTGAGGGCCTCTGCGGCGCGATGGTCAGGGAAGGAGTGGCCGGTCCCTGGGGCGCAGTTGTCGAGGAACCGCGTGGCGATGGTGGTCGGGCTCCACGTCGCGAGGGTGTCGTGGGCGGCGTCGCGGAGGCGTCGCCGATCGCGTCCACCGCAGCGGATGCCGGAGCCCGGCGGACGCGGAGGTGTGCACGGGTTTGCCGCCGGGCACCCCGGGCAGCCGATGAACGGTGCCAGGCTGAGTGCGCCCCGGTGGAGACCGGCGGAGTGCCCGGCACCTGCCCAGGGACCGCGGGCACGGTCGTCCCGCTCCGCTGCCGGCCGGTCCCGCCGGCTGCCTGTGGGAGGAGCTCCGAGCCGTGGAAGCGTTCGAGAAGTTCGTCGCTCTGCTGGACTACCCCGTGTTCGTGGTCACCGCGGCCGCGGAGGGCGAGCGGGCGGGTTGCCTGGTGGGTTTCGCCGGACAGTGCTCGATCGATCCGCCACGGTTCGTCGTGTGGCTCTCGAAGGCGAACCACACGTACGGGGTCGCCTGCCGGGCCAGGTTCCTGGCCGTCCACCTCCTGCCGCGCGACCACCGGCTGGCGGAGCTGTTCGGCGGGGCCACCGGCGACGAGGTGGACAAGTTCCGCGAGGTCGCCTGGTTCGCCGGGCCCGACGGGGTGCCGGTCATCACCGACGTCCCCGGCTGGTTCACCGGCCGGGTGATCGACCACGCCGACTGGGGCGACCACACCGGCTTCCTCCTCGCCCCGGTCGCCGCCCGGGTGCCGGAAGCCGCCGATCCGGTGCTCTCCTTCAGCGACGTCCACGACATCGACGCCGGACACCCGGCGTGAGGTCCGCGACCTGGCCCTGGACGGGCACGCCAGGGGAGTCGGGCCAGGCCGCCAGCCGGGACCGGGATCGCCCTCCCGCCAGCCCGTCATCGCGGAGCAGGCCCGAACCAGGAGCGCGCGGCGCCCGACCGGCACAGCCACCCTCGACCGCCGTGGGTAGCCGCCCGGGGAACCCGGCTGAGCAGAGCGTGGGCGACTGGTCCACGTGCGCCCCGCAGGTCCCGGCAGTCGCCGTTGGCGGCGGCACGGCTCGGGCGAGGTCGACGGCGGCCACGCCCTGCAGGGTCCTCCGCTGTTCCGTGCGTGGTCGAGAGTCTCCTCGACGGCGTCCGCCTGGCGTTCGGGCGCGAGGTGGGCGAGATCGTCGGGCCACGTACCGGGCCGGAGCACCGTCACCAGCGCCGCTCCCTCGTCGGCGGCAGCCGGCCAACCCGGTGAGGCCGCGAGCGCCGGGTGCGGCTCCCACACCTGGCGGCCGCCGACGCCGGTGGCCCGGCACGCGGGCCTCCGGGTCGCACGCGCGGGGACGGTCGGGGCCGCCGCTCGGCAGGCCCGGCGCCTGACGGGTGTCATCAGGCGCCGGGCCGTTCGGAGGTTCGGGGCCATGCCGTGGCTACGCGCCGGCCGGGGTGTCGGTCTCCTCGTCCGCCTCGCCCTCCGGGCGTGGGGCCTGTTCGGCGACGGGGGTGCCGGCGCGGACGGTCTTGACGGTCGGGGTGGGGCTGTCGCGGTGGTCATCGGGGCGGGCGGGGCCGCTCCCGGCGTGGCCGTGGTGGTCGGAGTGCTGATCGGGGTGGTGGCCGGGTACGCCGCCGGCGCCGCCCTGGGGGACGTCGTCCATGGTCTCCTCCTGGCGGGGGCCGGCGCCGGCGCGGCGGCCGGTACCGGCCCCCGGTGCTGCGGTCAGGACTGGCCCGGGGTGATCCGGCCGCGCCAGCCGCCGCCCTCGACGCCCCGCTCCTCGATGAACGACTTGAAGCGCCGCAGATCGCCCTTGACCTGCCGGTCGACCATGCCCATCAGGTCGCCCGCCCGTTCGGCGAGGCCCCCCGGTTCGAACTCCATCGCCAGGCGGACCCTGGTGTGCCGGTCGTCCAGGCGCTCGAAGGTCACCACACCCATCTGGCTGACCTCGTCGTCGATGGTGCGCCAGGCGATCTTCTCGTCGGGAAGCTGGTCGACGATCTCGGTGTCGAACTCCCGTCGCACGCCCGCGACCTTGGTCTTCCAGTGGTTGTGCCGCTCGTCGATCTGGGTGACCTCCTCCACGCCCTCCATGAAGCGGGGGAAGTCCTCGAACTGCGTCCACTGGTTGTAGGCGGTGTGCAGCGGGACGTCGACCTCGACCGATTCCTGGACCATGCTCATGCGTGAACCTCCTCGGGTCGTCGGTGGGTCCTTCGGGACGAGCCGGTCCACCCGGCCCGTACGGCCGCTGCGCCTACCCCGTGCCGATCGCCCCACACACCGGTTTCCTGCGACCGCACCGCCGCACATGGCCGGCCCGGGATCGGGCAGACGACCCGTCGGCGGCCGTGTTCCCGCCGGGAGGAGACGTCCGATGAACGCCGTGGAACGTACCCTGCGCGGCCTCGACCGCTTCCAGCAGCGCCACACCGGGCCCGCCGTGGTGGTGGGCGTGGTCAAGAAGTTCGGCGACGACCGGGGCGGCCACCTGGCCGCGCTGATCACCTACTACGGGTTCGTCTCGCTGATCCCGTTGCTGCTCCTGCTGAGCACCGCGCTCGGCTTCGTCCTCCAGGACCATCCGGGCGTCCAGGACGCGGTGGTCGACTCGGCGCTCGCCGACTTCCCGGTGATCGGCGACCAGCTCCGCCAGAACATCCACTCCGTCGGCGGCAGCGGCCTCGCGCTGGCCGTCGCCCTGCTCGGCCTGCTCTACGGTGCGCTCGGCATCGCGCAGATCCTCCAGTTCGCGATGGCCCAGGTCTGGAACGTGCCCGAGGTGCGCCGGCCCGGCTACCTGCCGCGGCTGCTCCGCGGCCTGCTGCTGTTCTCGGTGCTCGGCACCGGCCTGCTGCTCGCCACCGGCGCCGCCGCCCTGGTCGGCACGACACTCGGCGGGGAAGCGGCCCGCGCCGGGGCGCTGCTGCTCTCGGCGGCCCTCAACATCGGCCTGTGCCTGGCCTGCTTCCGGATCCTCACGCCCAAGGACGTGCCCACCAAGGCGCTGCTGCCGGGCTGTTGGCTGGCCGGACCGCTGTTCGCGCTGCTGCAGACCTTCGGCGCCCTGCTGGTCACCCACCAGCTGCGGCACGCCTCGCAGATCTACGGCTTCTTCGCCACGGTGATCGGCCTGCTGTCCTGGCTGCTGCTGGCCGCCGCGATCACCGTCTACGCGGCGGAGACCAACGTGGTGCTGAAGCGGGGCCTGTGGCCGCGGAGCCTGCTGCAGCCGCCGCTCACCCACCCCGACCAGGAGGTCCTGGAGTCGCTGGCCCGGCAGGAGGAGCGCCGCCCGGAGCAGCGCGTGGACGTGGTCTTCACCGACGAGGACGCTCCCGCCGAGCCCGGCGACACCGGATCCGAGGGCCGCAAGGTGCCCTGAGCCCGGAGGAGCGTGCCGGGGCCCCGGCGGAGGTGCCCGCCGGGGCCCCGGCCGTCCGTGGGTACGGCTACGAACCGTCGGAGCGCCGCCCATGCCCGGAGGCGTTCTCGGAGTCCTCGGGGGCGTCCGTGACGGCGAAGGCGGGGTCGTCGGCCGCGGTCTTCTCCCGCTCGTCCGGCGGCGGCCCGCCCTCGCCCGTCATCCGCGACTCCGGGGTCTCCGTGGGCGGCCACTCGTCGGCGGTGGTGGCACGGTCCCTGTTCCTGGTGGTCATCACGTCTCCTCTCGGCAGTCTTGAACAGTGTTCCGGCGGGTCCCGGACGGTCACACCGGGCCCGGCCCGGCCGCTCGATCCCCGAAGCGCGCGTATCCCCCGGGGTCCCCGGGGAGAAACCGGGTGTGGATCCCGATGGCGTGGACGGCCGCTCCGGTGTCGAGGGTGTCGACGGTGTCTGCGGCGTCGCCGCCGTCCCCGACCCCGACTACGCGGTGTCCGCCGAGTTCTACGACCTGCTGCAGGCCGAGACCGACCGCCGCCAGGCCGCCCGCTGGTTCGCGGGGCCGGCGGGCCGGGCGCGGGCGGCGATCGTGGACCTCGGAGCGGGGACCGGGATCGTCACCGAGGTGCTGCTGGCGGCCTCCGCGGTGCCGGTGCACGCGGTCGAGCCGTCGGCGGCGATGCGGGTCGGGCTGCTGGGCCGGCTGGCCCGGCTCGGCGCGGAGGACCGGGCCCGGGTGACCGTCCACCCCGTCCGGGTCGAGTCGGCGGGGCTGTGCGGGGTGGCGGACCTGGTGGTGGCCTCGAACGTGCTCGCCTGCCTCGCCCCGCCCGACCGGCGGGCCGTGTGGCGGGCCGTCGCTTCCGCCCTGCTGCCCGGCGGGCTCCTGCTCTTCGACCCCCCGCCGACCGGTGTGCCGCCACCCGCGGAACGGGCGTGGGAGATCGGCCCGGTGCGGGTCGGCCCGGACCGGTACACCGCCACGGTCCGGCTGACCCCGGACGGCGGGGTGCTGCGCTCGACGTACACCTACCGGGTGGAGCGCGACGGGTGCCCGCTGCGCGAGGAGGCCGTGGAGTTCCGGCTCTGGCCCGCCCGGCCCGGGGAACTGGCCGAGGAGCTCGCCGCCGCGGGCCTGCGGCCGGTCCCGGCGCCCGCCGCCGGTCTGACGGCCGCCCGACGGTAGGGGGCAGGAATCAACCCGCCAGGGCCGGCAGGATCCGCTGCTGGTAGGCGTCGAAGAACACGTCCTGCTCGGGTCCGATCTGGCCGACGTACACCTGGTCGAACCCGGCCTGTGCGTAGGAGCGCACCGTGGCCAGGTGCTCGTCCGCGTCGTCGCCGCAGGTCACGGCGTCCGCGACCATCCTCCGGGTGACCAGCTCGCTGGCCTGCTCGAAGTGCGCGGGCGTGGGGAGCAGCTGGGCCAGTTCGCCGGGCAGCAGTTCGGTCGGCCAGAGCCGGTGGACGGTGTCCACGGCCTTGCCCCAGTCGGTGTTCCAGCAGACCTTGACGCCGCCGACCACGGGTTTCCCGGCCCCGCCGGCGTCCCGGAACGCCCGGACCAGCTCGCGGTCGGGGGTCATGGTGACGAACCCGTCGCCGATCTCCCCCGCGAGCCGCGCGGCGGCGGGCCCGAAGGCGGAGACGTACACGGCCGGGGGCCGCTCCGGCACGGTGTACAGCCGGGCGTTCTCCACCGTGTAGTGGCGGCCGCGGTGGCTGACCTCCCGGCCGGTGAACAGCTCGCGCATCACCTGGACGGCTTCGCGGAGCATCTCGGCGCGCTCGGCGAACGGCGGCCACCGGTCGCCGTGGACGTGCTCGTTCAGCGCCTCGCCGGTGCCCACGCCCAGGGTGAAGCGGCCGTCCAGCAGGACGGCCGAGGTGGCCGCGGCCTGCGCGGTGACCGCCGGGTGCAGGCGCACCGTGGGGCAGCTGACCAGGGTGGTGACGGGCAGGTCCACCACCTGGGAGAGCGCGCCGATCATCGACCAGACGAAGGGGCTGTTGCCCTGGGCCCCGTTCCACGGGTGGTAGTGGTCGGAGATCGCCAGCCGGGAGAACCCGGCCTCCCGGGCCCGCCTGGCCTGGTGGATCAGCTCGGCGGGGGTGAACTCCTCGCTGGACAGGAAGTAGCCGTACTCGGTCATGGGTGTGTGCCCTTCCACGCTCAGTGCGCTTCGCTCGCTCGGACGGGTGCCCTGTGACGGGCGGCTACCCGCTCCGTCCGCACGGACACGGGCGGACTCCGGAACGGCCCGGGTCGGCGGCCGTTTGCCCGCCGGGTGGGGGCGGGGCACGGTGGAGGGCGTGGACGACGCTGCCTTCGGCGCGGTG
The window above is part of the Kitasatospora sp. HUAS MG31 genome. Proteins encoded here:
- a CDS encoding dihydrolipoyl dehydrogenase family protein, yielding MERLVDVVVVGMGPGGEHLANRLAGAGLEVAGVEAELVGGECPYWACVPSKMMVRAAGLLAEARRLPGMGGKAEVTADWAPVAARIREEATDDWDDRAAADRFTDRGGHLVRGRGRLAGPGRVAVDGQLLTARRAVVLATGAKPFVPEVPGLDGLPYWTHRQAVAARRLPQSLIVLGGGAIGLELAQVFGRFGTSVTVVEAAGHLLPAEEPEAGRVLAEVLEGEGTTVRPGRTAFSVGHRPGGFEVTLDSGEVLYAEQLLVATGRRPDLTGLGLESVGLDPEADAVAVDGRMRAAPGLWAVGDLTGRGAFTHVALHQAESAVRDILGEDPPTDGDRAVPRVTFTDPEVGAVGLTEREAVERGLTVRTGTAELPSSARGWIHKRGNAGLVKLVADAERGVLVGATAVGPTGGEVLYGLLIAVDAAVPVTRLRSMIHAYPTFHGAVQAALDDLD
- a CDS encoding HAD family hydrolase; protein product: MPAAALFDVDGTLLDTNYLHTIAWAEALAQFGHTPPMARIHGSIGMGGDHLLDHVLGDDRDRGQDEEISAAHQVLFARLWPNLRAFASAAELLRQVRDRGWRVVLASSASARDLAVMRRVLDAEDAIDDATGADDVDATKPAPDLVEAALAKAGAEPGEAVFIGDTLWDVEAAVRSHVRCVAVLSGGFGERALRAAGALEVHADVGELLARLDTSVLGRP
- a CDS encoding quinone oxidoreductase family protein translates to MKAVVLGTDNRFRLTETTKPDPGPGQVAVRVAYAGVQWGDVLVRDGHFPVPRPFVPGFEASGRIVAVGAGVDGNRLGEQVAALVTGGGYAEVVLAPAVLAVRAENLDPRTAAAFGWTTPTAYELINTVTRTAPGESVLIHAASGGVGTMAAQYAAAAGARRIVGVTGTEDRADYARRFGFHEVLTRSDFPDDLDGETFDVILDPVGGATRSANLAHLAPHGRLAVYGNIAASGPATVSADDLLTSGQSLLTYNSSLLSRTAPDTLAAGAARALALVADHSVRIDITAEHELADAGTAIADLANGATRGKSIVRVR
- a CDS encoding MarR family winged helix-turn-helix transcriptional regulator, giving the protein MGETPVEEYLCTRIRRAEQALMAHHEAVLRGYGLTMTQYTVLLALSRGDGQSGAQLARACGVSQQSMATVLNGMQAKGLITRSASATHAKVMIAAPTGAGRDLLDRAYDEVIVLERALTDRFSPDEHQQFCAFLDRATATLTEQTPTPPAR
- a CDS encoding YihY/virulence factor BrkB family protein, which encodes MASMREAHPTGGRADVEAARSNGGPKGPTDIPKRGWIAVLKRTGREFLADELPDRAAALTYYGVLAIFPALLVLVSVLGLTGTDATNTVLNNVQALAPGAVRDILHSAITQLQASRATGGVIAILGLAGALWSASGYIGAFIRAGNAVYDIREGRPMWKTTPLRIGLTLLTMLLLVLCAVIVVFTGQVAQKAGDVLGLGDTAVTVWGIAKWPVLIVLVTLMIALLYWAAPNVRGRGLRWITPGSALAVVLWLALSAGFAAYVANFGSYNKTYGTLAGVIVFLVWLWLTNLAILLGLELDAELAREQAQRAGLSPAEEPYVEPRDTRTWPADADADADADADGDADAGATDGRGARGA
- a CDS encoding flavin reductase family protein codes for the protein MEAFEKFVALLDYPVFVVTAAAEGERAGCLVGFAGQCSIDPPRFVVWLSKANHTYGVACRARFLAVHLLPRDHRLAELFGGATGDEVDKFREVAWFAGPDGVPVITDVPGWFTGRVIDHADWGDHTGFLLAPVAARVPEAADPVLSFSDVHDIDAGHPA
- a CDS encoding SRPBCC family protein — translated: MSMVQESVEVDVPLHTAYNQWTQFEDFPRFMEGVEEVTQIDERHNHWKTKVAGVRREFDTEIVDQLPDEKIAWRTIDDEVSQMGVVTFERLDDRHTRVRLAMEFEPGGLAERAGDLMGMVDRQVKGDLRRFKSFIEERGVEGGGWRGRITPGQS
- a CDS encoding YhjD/YihY/BrkB family envelope integrity protein produces the protein MNAVERTLRGLDRFQQRHTGPAVVVGVVKKFGDDRGGHLAALITYYGFVSLIPLLLLLSTALGFVLQDHPGVQDAVVDSALADFPVIGDQLRQNIHSVGGSGLALAVALLGLLYGALGIAQILQFAMAQVWNVPEVRRPGYLPRLLRGLLLFSVLGTGLLLATGAAALVGTTLGGEAARAGALLLSAALNIGLCLACFRILTPKDVPTKALLPGCWLAGPLFALLQTFGALLVTHQLRHASQIYGFFATVIGLLSWLLLAAAITVYAAETNVVLKRGLWPRSLLQPPLTHPDQEVLESLARQEERRPEQRVDVVFTDEDAPAEPGDTGSEGRKVP
- a CDS encoding class I SAM-dependent methyltransferase, which gives rise to MDPDGVDGRSGVEGVDGVCGVAAVPDPDYAVSAEFYDLLQAETDRRQAARWFAGPAGRARAAIVDLGAGTGIVTEVLLAASAVPVHAVEPSAAMRVGLLGRLARLGAEDRARVTVHPVRVESAGLCGVADLVVASNVLACLAPPDRRAVWRAVASALLPGGLLLFDPPPTGVPPPAERAWEIGPVRVGPDRYTATVRLTPDGGVLRSTYTYRVERDGCPLREEAVEFRLWPARPGELAEELAAAGLRPVPAPAAGLTAARR
- a CDS encoding TIGR03557 family F420-dependent LLM class oxidoreductase — its product is MTEYGYFLSSEEFTPAELIHQARRAREAGFSRLAISDHYHPWNGAQGNSPFVWSMIGALSQVVDLPVTTLVSCPTVRLHPAVTAQAAATSAVLLDGRFTLGVGTGEALNEHVHGDRWPPFAERAEMLREAVQVMRELFTGREVSHRGRHYTVENARLYTVPERPPAVYVSAFGPAAARLAGEIGDGFVTMTPDRELVRAFRDAGGAGKPVVGGVKVCWNTDWGKAVDTVHRLWPTELLPGELAQLLPTPAHFEQASELVTRRMVADAVTCGDDADEHLATVRSYAQAGFDQVYVGQIGPEQDVFFDAYQQRILPALAG